From a single Rhinolophus ferrumequinum isolate MPI-CBG mRhiFer1 chromosome 15, mRhiFer1_v1.p, whole genome shotgun sequence genomic region:
- the PAK4 gene encoding serine/threonine-protein kinase PAK 4, whose translation MFGKKKKRVEISAPSNFEHRVHTGFDQHEQKFTGLPRQWQSLIEESARRPKPLVDPACITSIQPGAPKTIVRGSKGAKDGALTLLLDEFENMSVTRSNSLRRDSPPPPARARQENGMPEEQATMARGGPEKAGGQGRVASRSEGGGSSGDRRRVGPEKRPKSSREGSGGPQESSRDKRPLSGPDVGTPQPAGMASGAKVAAGRPFNTYPRADTDHPSRGVQGEPHNMAPNGPSVGGLAVPQSSSSRPPTRARGPPSPGVLGPHASEPQLAPPARTLAAPAGPPAPGPPGPRSPQREPQRVSHEQFRAALQLVVDPGDPRSYLDNFIKIGEGSTGVVCIATVRSSGRLVAVKKMDLRKQQRRELLFNEVVIMRDYQHENVVEMYNSYLVGDELWVVMEFLEGGALTDIVTHTRMDEEQIATVCLAVLQALSVLHAQGVIHRDIKSDSILLTHDGRVKLSDFGFCAQVSKEVPRRKSLVGTPYWMAPELISRLPYGPEVDIWSLGVMVIEMVDGEPPYFNEPPLKAMKMIRDNLPPRLKNLHKVSPSLKGFLDRLLVRDPAQRATAAELLKHPFLAKAGPPASIVPLMRQNRTR comes from the exons ATGTTTGGGAAGAAGAAGAAGCGGGTAGAGATCTCGGCTCCGTCCAACTTCGAGCACCGCGTGCACACGGGCTTCGACCAGCATGAGCAGAAGTTCACAGGGCTGCCCCGGCAGTGGCAGAGCCTGATCGAGGAGTCGGCTCGCCGGCCCAAGCCCCTCGTCGACCCCGCCTGCATCACCTCCATCCAGCCAGGGGCCCCCAAG ACCATCGTGCGGGGCAGCAAAGGCGCCAAGGATGGGGCCCTCACTCTGCTGCTGGACGAGTTTGAGAACATGTCGGTGACACGCTCCAACTCCCTGCGGAGAGACAGCCCGCCACCACCTGCCCGTGCCCGCCAGGAGAATGGGATGCCCGAGGAGCAGGCCACCATGGCCAGAGGGGGCCCAGAAAAGGCGGGCGGCCAAGGCCGGGTCGCCAGTCGCAGTGAGGGGGGTGGCAGCAGTGGTGACCGGCGGCGGGTGGGGCCCGAGAAGAGGCCCAAATCTTCCAGGGAGGGCTCAGGGGGACCCCAGGAGTCCTCCCGGGACAAGCGCCCCCTCTCCGGGCCTGACGTCGGCACTCCCCAGCCTGCTGGTATGGCCAGTGGGGCGAAAGTGGCAGCTGGCCGGCCCTTTAACACGTACCCGCGGGCCGATACGGACCACCCATCCCGGGGCGTCCAG gGAGAGCCTCACAACATGGCCCCAAATGGGCCGTCAGTGGGGGGCCTGGCTGTCCCCCAGTCCTCTTCCTCCCGGCCTCCCACCCGAGCCCGCGGCCCCCCCAGCCCCGGAGTGCTGGGCCCCCACGCCTCTGAGCCGCAGCTGGCCCCTCCAGCCCGCACCCTCGCTGCCCCTGCCGGCCCCCCTGCCCCTGGGCCTCCCGGCCCCCGCTCACCACAGCGAGAACCCCAGCGCGTGTCCCATGAGCAGTTCCGGGCAGCCCTGCAGCTGGTGGTGGACCCTGGTGATCCCCGCTCCTACCTGGACAACTTCATCAAGATTGGCGAGGGCTCCACAGGTGTCGTGTGCATCGCCACCGTCCGGAGCTCTGGCCGGCTGGTGGCTGTCAAGAAGATGGACCTGCGCAAGCAGCAGAGGCGAGAGCTGCTCTTCAACGAG gtGGTGATCATGCGGGACTACCAGCACGAGAACGTGGTGGAGATGTACAACAGCTACCTGGTGGGGGATGAGCTCTGGGTGGTGATGGAGTTCCTGGAGGGAGGCGCCCTCACCGACATCGTCACCCACACCAG GATGGATGAGGAGCAGATTGCTACCGTGTGCCTGGCCGTGCTGCAGGCCCTGTCTGTGCTCCACGCCCAGGGTGTCATCCACCGGGACATCAAGAGTGACTCCATCCTGCTGACCCATGACGGCAGG GTGAAGCTGTCAGACTTCGGGTTCTGTGCCCAGGTGAGCAAGGAGGTGCCACGGAGGAAGTCACTGGTCGGCACGCCCTACTGGATGGCCCCGGAGCTCATCTCCCGCCTTCCCTACGGGCCAGAG GTGGACATCTGGTCACTGGGGGTGATGGTGATTGAGATGGTGGATGGGGAGCCCCCCTACTTCAATGAGCCACCCCTCAAAGCCATGAAGATGATTCGGGACAACCTGCCGCCCCGACTGAAGAACCTGCACAAG GTATCCCCGTCCCTGAAGGGCTTCCTGGACCGCCTGCTGGTGCGGGACCCTGCACAGCGGGCCACAGCGGCTGAGCTGCTGAAGCACCCGTTCCTGGCCAAAGCGGGCCCACCCGCCAGCATCGTGCCCCTCATGCGGCAGAATCGCACCAGATGA